Proteins co-encoded in one Listeria ivanovii subsp. ivanovii genomic window:
- the mnmE gene encoding tRNA uridine-5-carboxymethylaminomethyl(34) synthesis GTPase MnmE, protein MEFDTIAAISTPPGEGAIAIIRLSGPEAIQIADRIFYAKNSLSEAASHTIHYGHIKENGEVIEEVMVTVMRAPKTFTREDVVEINAHGGIVSVNRVLQLLLRNGANLAEPGEFTKRAFLNGRIDLSQAEAVMDLIRAKTDRAMGVAIRQMDGNLSRLIRNLRQEILDALAQVEVNIDYPEYDDVEEMTQRMLLEKTELVRASVEQLLQTASQGKILREGLATAIIGRPNVGKSSLLNQLIQEEKAIVTDIAGTTRDIIEEYVNVRGVPLRLIDTAGIRETEDIVEKIGVERSRKALADADFILLVLNQNEELTVEDEALFEAAAGHNYVVVLNKTDLETKLDINRVRELAGNNPIVSTSLVKDEGLEALEEAIKTLFFAGDIDAGDATYVSNVRHIALLHQALESLNAVTTGIQLGMPVDIVQIDMTRAWDLLGEITGDSVQDELLDQLFNQFCLGK, encoded by the coding sequence ATGGAATTTGATACTATTGCTGCAATCTCAACACCGCCGGGAGAAGGGGCCATTGCTATTATTAGATTAAGCGGTCCAGAGGCGATTCAGATAGCGGATCGTATTTTTTATGCCAAAAATAGTTTAAGTGAAGCAGCAAGTCATACAATTCATTATGGTCATATTAAAGAAAATGGCGAAGTAATAGAAGAAGTTATGGTCACCGTTATGCGTGCTCCAAAGACTTTTACAAGAGAAGATGTCGTGGAAATTAACGCGCATGGCGGAATCGTTTCGGTTAATCGTGTGCTCCAATTATTGCTTCGAAATGGGGCGAATTTAGCGGAACCGGGCGAATTCACAAAACGCGCTTTTCTAAATGGAAGAATTGATTTGTCACAAGCAGAAGCCGTAATGGACTTGATTCGCGCCAAAACAGACCGGGCGATGGGTGTTGCAATCAGACAAATGGACGGGAATTTATCAAGATTGATTCGCAATTTACGCCAAGAGATTTTAGATGCACTCGCGCAAGTCGAAGTAAACATTGATTATCCTGAATATGATGATGTAGAAGAAATGACTCAGCGAATGCTACTGGAGAAAACAGAACTAGTCCGCGCCTCTGTAGAGCAACTACTACAAACCGCGAGCCAAGGAAAAATTCTCCGCGAGGGGCTTGCAACAGCAATCATCGGTCGACCAAACGTTGGGAAATCTTCTTTACTAAACCAATTAATTCAAGAAGAAAAAGCGATTGTAACTGATATTGCTGGAACAACAAGAGATATCATTGAAGAATATGTCAATGTTCGCGGAGTACCGCTACGTTTGATTGATACTGCGGGAATTCGTGAAACAGAGGACATCGTGGAGAAAATTGGCGTAGAACGTTCCAGAAAAGCGCTGGCGGATGCTGATTTTATCCTTTTAGTATTAAACCAAAATGAAGAGCTAACAGTGGAAGATGAAGCGTTATTTGAAGCAGCTGCTGGTCATAATTATGTTGTTGTTTTAAATAAAACCGATTTGGAAACAAAACTTGATATAAATAGAGTACGTGAACTTGCGGGAAACAACCCGATTGTCTCGACTTCTTTAGTAAAAGATGAGGGTTTAGAAGCTTTAGAAGAAGCAATTAAAACGTTATTTTTTGCAGGAGATATTGATGCTGGTGACGCAACATACGTATCAAATGTTCGCCATATTGCCTTGCTTCACCAAGCACTTGAGTCTTTAAATGCGGTAACAACAGGAATTCAGCTCGGTATGCCAGTCGATATTGTCCAGATTGACATGACTCGCGCATGGGATCTACTAGGTGAAATTACCGGAGATTCTGTTCAAGATGAGTTACTCGATCAGTTGTTTAATCAATTTTGTCTGGGAAAATGA
- a CDS encoding DUF1310 family protein: MTLGIVVTIILVLGVKFYMDEKKLDEEMIKVVYSDEAKEVFENDIKLIDTKAFTKEGIIQSYEVDKESIEHNPMGGIIVTLVINKDDTLKLTYTLNNHNGKLEGGGASISKELTKQLGLLEGDK; this comes from the coding sequence ATGACACTAGGAATTGTAGTAACAATTATTTTGGTATTAGGGGTGAAATTCTATATGGACGAGAAAAAGTTGGACGAAGAAATGATTAAAGTAGTTTATAGTGATGAAGCAAAAGAGGTATTCGAAAACGATATAAAACTTATTGATACGAAAGCATTCACCAAAGAAGGTATAATTCAGTCATATGAAGTTGATAAGGAGAGTATAGAGCATAATCCAATGGGAGGGATAATAGTTACCTTAGTTATTAATAAGGATGATACCTTGAAATTAACATATACTTTGAACAATCATAACGGAAAATTAGAAGGTGGCGGTGCAAGTATATCTAAAGAGCTTACTAAACAATTAGGGCTTTTGGAGGGAGACAAATGA
- a CDS encoding SpaA isopeptide-forming pilin-related protein, whose product MKNQKILKLICCIAILAMIINQLGSFPTVFAETKSVNQSIIYHDHHEYLTALGKYDKENTQYEINLKEYSQKKQEYGDAKAAADKITAENTAKKAAYEKEAADYQTKVDEYNQQVADIADHGSKGQYVGPEFNSMSGQLQSYLVNYAAMNQMISSGLSLTGNSLITSIQQNVATNPFTSSATVEENVQKLINEWNTFAAFEKSIGSEKAFDLSMSTVTTDVANGNWYNGFQGVEFYHTFSSSTGQTLDDVPSILNHPTEQNIKQALKDLFVKAYNNDFDSASMNMTKGVFRINPGMVTKWEAALDEAKTQAFTLYEQSINEYIDAFKVYNNSSYTLNDYDIFMHSIEDAADTQKRAFAFISGGGVQGVTPEDVNNNAPFFTSLRDLPVSELAQKYGYQLLLSNMASKATYGYFNLLDPGPYEVLTITTTSSMSNSFSTFKQSETNYTPTPKYPTTPILPTYEPVPDVLYEPVVPAMPIKPRYEPLNKITLLKVVMDNNKPLANAVFKLVNNDTKIELGNFTSNKNGIIEINNIDPGNYTLTETIAPKGYVLDNTAILFTIKGTENEKIQLIKTNKLVKSDSPITITNQKPEIHSRGNEDTHVTTTPTAAINSHLAQSGKETLPKTGDSNSFTATMIGIGLISSVFGLFYLGRRKELN is encoded by the coding sequence ATGAAAAACCAGAAGATTTTAAAGCTAATTTGCTGTATCGCAATTTTAGCAATGATTATTAATCAATTAGGGAGTTTTCCAACAGTATTTGCTGAAACAAAATCAGTAAATCAGTCAATTATCTATCATGATCATCATGAATATTTAACTGCTTTAGGTAAATATGATAAAGAAAATACACAATACGAAATCAATTTAAAGGAATACAGCCAGAAAAAACAAGAATATGGTGATGCTAAAGCTGCGGCAGATAAAATTACAGCAGAAAATACCGCTAAAAAGGCTGCCTATGAAAAGGAAGCTGCTGATTACCAAACAAAAGTGGATGAATACAATCAGCAAGTTGCCGATATAGCAGATCATGGCAGTAAAGGTCAGTATGTAGGGCCGGAATTTAACAGCATGAGTGGTCAACTACAATCTTATTTGGTGAATTATGCTGCAATGAACCAAATGATTTCGTCTGGATTATCTTTAACAGGTAATTCACTAATTACAAGCATTCAACAAAACGTAGCGACTAATCCATTTACAAGTAGTGCTACTGTGGAGGAAAATGTACAAAAGCTAATAAATGAGTGGAATACGTTTGCGGCTTTTGAAAAAAGTATTGGCTCTGAAAAAGCTTTTGACTTGAGTATGAGCACAGTAACAACGGATGTGGCTAATGGAAATTGGTATAACGGCTTTCAAGGTGTAGAATTTTATCATACATTCAGTAGCAGTACTGGACAAACCCTTGATGATGTTCCAAGCATATTAAATCATCCAACAGAACAAAATATTAAACAAGCCTTGAAAGACCTTTTTGTAAAGGCCTATAACAACGATTTTGATTCGGCTTCGATGAATATGACGAAAGGTGTCTTTAGGATTAATCCAGGCATGGTAACTAAATGGGAAGCAGCCTTAGATGAAGCTAAAACACAAGCCTTCACTCTCTATGAACAATCGATTAATGAATACATCGATGCATTTAAAGTCTATAATAATTCTAGCTATACATTGAATGATTATGATATCTTCATGCATAGTATTGAAGATGCGGCTGACACACAGAAACGAGCCTTTGCATTTATTAGTGGTGGCGGTGTTCAGGGTGTTACGCCAGAAGATGTTAATAATAATGCACCTTTTTTCACTAGTCTAAGAGATTTACCAGTTAGTGAGTTAGCTCAAAAATATGGTTATCAGCTTCTGTTAAGTAATATGGCAAGTAAAGCAACTTATGGTTATTTTAACTTGCTGGATCCTGGACCGTATGAGGTACTTACTATCACTACAACTAGCTCGATGTCGAATTCGTTTAGTACCTTCAAACAAAGTGAAACGAATTATACGCCAACACCAAAATATCCAACGACTCCAATTTTACCAACATATGAACCAGTTCCAGATGTTCTATATGAGCCAGTGGTACCAGCAATGCCAATTAAACCGCGCTATGAACCACTTAATAAAATCACTTTATTAAAAGTAGTGATGGATAACAATAAACCTTTAGCTAATGCTGTTTTTAAACTTGTTAATAATGATACGAAAATAGAGCTGGGGAACTTCACAAGTAATAAAAATGGCATCATTGAAATAAATAATATTGATCCGGGGAACTATACTCTAACAGAAACGATTGCACCAAAAGGGTATGTTTTAGACAACACAGCAATTTTATTTACAATAAAAGGTACGGAAAATGAAAAAATCCAATTAATAAAAACGAATAAACTGGTTAAAAGCGATTCTCCAATAACTATAACGAATCAAAAGCCAGAGATTCATTCACGAGGGAATGAAGACACGCATGTTACTACAACTCCTACTGCAGCTATTAATTCTCATTTAGCTCAAAGCGGTAAAGAGACGTTACCAAAAACGGGAGATAGCAATTCTTTTACGGCAACGATGATTGGTATTGGGCTAATTAGTTCTGTTTTCGGGTTATTTTACCTCGGAAGACGAAAGGAATTAAATTAA
- a CDS encoding immunoglobulin-like domain-containing protein gives MSKKRKIKQGIRLTSMAFLVTGLVISPINLATTTSQATAATTSNAAIISLENGDFETPTVPSKRTYQLFSATSVPGWQTTDSSNKIEIQKNGFKSSSASSAVTAQSGNQWAELNAYENSALYQDIPTTPGTKVHWQVYHKGRKGTDVALVEFGAPGNTLVEQTKMSDGNSEWGLYKGTYTIPEGQTTTRFQFRAVSSSGGDPGLGNYLDNVQFATASNLQVAGVFSNTSIKVHDSVDYQIQATNTGGMPAANNNFSVQIPTELSYTPGSLSSTNTSITSENYDEATRTLTFTTGNIKKDASINISIPLTAEKETTAATPDTDVVYNDENFEDETATTEATDSSTKIISNDAPAITGETNTILQPGETFDPVNTITATDKEDGNLTDKVKVTNNPVDTSRSGTYEVSYEVTDSDENTATFIRTVTVTEAPVITGENETRLNPNDAFDDPMSTINATDKEDGDLTKKVKITNNTVDVHTLGSYEVSYEVTDSDGNKTTFKRTVIMTEAPTISGDSELVLNPNASFDPMSSITATDAEDGNITQNVQITNNSVDTSKPGSYEVTYQVSDSDSNKATFTCTVIVTEAPVITGDNETVLNPNTPFDPMSSITATDKEDGDLTKNIKVVSNTVDTSTPGTYEVAYKVTDNDGNVSTFTRTVVVTEVPIITGDSESSINPNAVFDPMSTMEAKDKEDGNITQDIKVLNNPVDTSTPGTYDVTYEVTDSDGNKTRFTRTVIVTEAPIIAGDSETHLTPKDNFDPMDTITANDKENGDLTNQVEIISNNVDINVPGNYQIVYEVTDADGNITTFTRTIVVQIIVQPQIQPSDITNPPINIQPGKTIVTEKIFPPNTAEKISLPKTGDHSQVPNGLAGIGLLAVGVFVLLRKKKRY, from the coding sequence ATGAGTAAAAAACGAAAAATAAAACAAGGTATTCGACTTACTTCTATGGCGTTCCTTGTAACAGGATTGGTCATATCTCCAATTAATTTAGCTACAACTACCTCACAAGCAACTGCTGCAACTACATCAAATGCAGCTATTATATCTTTAGAAAATGGAGATTTTGAAACGCCAACTGTCCCATCTAAAAGAACTTACCAATTATTTAGTGCTACTAGCGTTCCTGGCTGGCAGACTACAGATAGCAGCAATAAAATTGAAATCCAAAAGAACGGTTTTAAATCATCCTCTGCCAGTTCTGCTGTTACTGCGCAAAGCGGAAACCAATGGGCTGAATTAAACGCCTATGAAAACTCCGCACTTTATCAAGATATCCCAACAACTCCAGGAACAAAAGTGCATTGGCAAGTTTATCATAAAGGTCGGAAAGGAACAGATGTTGCATTAGTAGAATTTGGCGCACCTGGAAATACACTTGTAGAGCAAACAAAAATGTCTGATGGAAACTCAGAATGGGGCCTATATAAAGGAACTTATACCATTCCAGAAGGACAAACTACCACACGCTTTCAGTTTAGAGCTGTCAGTAGTTCAGGTGGAGATCCCGGACTTGGAAATTATTTAGATAATGTCCAGTTTGCAACAGCTTCCAACCTCCAAGTAGCAGGAGTTTTTTCTAACACTAGCATTAAAGTCCATGATAGCGTGGATTATCAAATTCAAGCGACCAACACTGGCGGAATGCCCGCAGCAAATAATAACTTTTCCGTCCAAATTCCCACTGAACTATCCTACACCCCAGGAAGCCTTTCATCTACTAATACAAGCATTACTAGCGAAAACTATGACGAAGCCACTCGCACACTCACATTTACAACCGGAAATATAAAAAAAGATGCTTCGATAAATATTAGTATTCCATTAACAGCTGAAAAAGAAACAACAGCGGCGACACCTGATACGGATGTCGTTTATAATGATGAAAATTTTGAAGACGAAACTGCCACCACTGAAGCAACAGACTCTTCTACTAAGATTATTAGTAATGACGCACCGGCAATTACAGGAGAAACAAACACGATTCTTCAACCTGGTGAGACTTTTGATCCTGTAAATACAATTACCGCGACGGATAAAGAAGATGGTAATTTAACAGACAAAGTTAAAGTTACTAATAATCCAGTCGATACGTCCAGATCTGGCACATATGAAGTGAGCTATGAAGTGACAGATAGTGATGAAAATACGGCTACCTTTATACGAACTGTTACTGTTACCGAAGCTCCTGTCATTACTGGGGAAAATGAAACTCGTTTAAACCCCAATGATGCTTTCGATGACCCTATGAGCACAATTAACGCAACTGATAAAGAAGATGGCGATTTAACAAAAAAAGTTAAGATAACGAACAATACAGTAGATGTCCATACACTAGGGAGTTATGAAGTTAGTTATGAAGTCACAGATAGCGATGGCAACAAAACTACCTTTAAACGCACAGTTATCATGACAGAAGCTCCTACTATTTCTGGTGACAGTGAACTCGTGCTAAATCCTAACGCTAGTTTTGATCCAATGAGTTCCATCACCGCCACTGATGCAGAAGATGGTAATATTACGCAAAATGTCCAAATAACAAATAATTCAGTAGACACTTCTAAACCAGGAAGTTATGAAGTTACTTATCAGGTATCAGATAGTGATAGCAACAAAGCTACCTTCACCTGTACAGTTATCGTGACAGAAGCTCCTGTCATTACTGGGGATAACGAAACAGTTCTAAACCCTAACACCCCTTTTGACCCAATGAGCTCCATTACAGCGACTGATAAAGAAGATGGCGATTTAACAAAAAATATTAAAGTAGTTAGTAACACGGTCGATACTAGTACTCCGGGAACCTATGAAGTTGCTTATAAAGTTACTGATAACGACGGAAATGTATCTACTTTTACACGCACAGTCGTTGTAACAGAAGTCCCTATCATTACTGGCGATAGTGAAAGCTCTATAAATCCAAATGCTGTATTCGATCCAATGAGCACGATGGAAGCTAAAGATAAAGAAGATGGCAACATCACTCAAGACATCAAAGTGTTAAACAATCCTGTTGATACTAGCACTCCAGGAACTTATGATGTCACTTATGAGGTAACAGATAGCGATGGAAATAAAACTCGCTTCACTCGTACAGTGATTGTGACAGAAGCTCCTATTATTGCCGGGGATAGCGAAACACATTTAACACCTAAGGATAACTTTGACCCGATGGACACTATCACCGCCAACGATAAAGAAAATGGCGATTTAACAAATCAAGTAGAAATTATCTCCAATAATGTGGATATTAATGTCCCTGGTAACTATCAAATTGTCTACGAAGTCACTGATGCCGATGGGAATATAACCACTTTTACTCGCACAATCGTTGTACAAATAATCGTTCAACCTCAAATACAACCGAGCGATATCACAAATCCACCTATTAATATCCAACCAGGAAAAACGATCGTAACAGAAAAGATATTCCCCCCTAATACAGCTGAAAAAATTTCTCTTCCTAAAACTGGGGATCATTCACAAGTACCAAATGGTCTAGCTGGTATTGGATTACTGGCTGTCGGAGTCTTTGTTTTATTGCGGAAGAAAAAGAGGTATTAA
- a CDS encoding LPXTG cell wall anchor domain-containing protein translates to MPGTNGTNGTNSTNGPGNNGESVKIEQWKLPETGDTNYTLWWASLGLILVGFASITLIRNSRKHHETHNKATY, encoded by the coding sequence ATCCCAGGAACTAATGGGACAAACGGAACAAACAGCACGAATGGACCGGGAAATAATGGAGAAAGTGTCAAAATCGAGCAATGGAAACTACCAGAAACAGGTGATACGAATTATACGTTATGGTGGGCGAGCTTAGGCTTAATATTAGTTGGCTTTGCAAGCATAACGCTTATCCGTAATTCGAGAAAACATCATGAAACACACAATAAGGCTACCTATTAG
- a CDS encoding DUF2974 domain-containing protein translates to MSQASTDQERVKLTEKEYHKLKSGEAVYISKTNGGIKTIGTVSQVNNKPTGEQSFIITDKYTPPTAASTERNKVKELTILYKGSTAPSTANLNVPLHPDYRDVREDWLDNDIPTAFQVINGGGPVVTPQLKSSAETLKQAMKLYPNAQVYVYGHSLGSMDAQYAIADLDKKDIKRISGGFFYQGPNIYSNLTPEQQDTVKAINALDKLFNYIDRKDYVPIGYGIGNPAVGHLIEVDSKNVGLIEQHMWGGYQFDKDGNLLTDKEGSLRLAKYATSQQLSAINIMRTSFTKSGGGLSSSEEIFLDAAEGLAITQGMKQTLQGEIKDLKDMFDKATENAEELWSDTLSDARDIGSKLSESEILTALAYGGATEAKIVNETVQDCEKSLAEATKIEQEYDKLLEQINEAITSQLKTDQELAKQIGSMYG, encoded by the coding sequence ATGAGTCAAGCTAGTACAGACCAAGAAAGAGTTAAGTTAACAGAAAAAGAATACCATAAACTGAAATCTGGTGAGGCAGTATATATTTCTAAAACCAATGGGGGAATTAAAACAATCGGCACCGTATCCCAAGTAAACAACAAACCAACCGGCGAACAATCTTTCATCATCACAGACAAATACACGCCACCCACCGCCGCATCTACCGAAAGAAACAAGGTAAAAGAACTAACCATCCTATACAAAGGCTCCACCGCACCATCTACTGCAAATCTTAATGTCCCGCTTCATCCAGACTATAGAGATGTAAGAGAAGACTGGTTAGATAATGATATTCCAACTGCTTTTCAAGTTATAAACGGCGGAGGTCCGGTAGTAACCCCGCAATTAAAATCCTCTGCAGAAACTCTTAAACAAGCAATGAAACTTTACCCAAACGCCCAAGTTTACGTATATGGACACTCGCTAGGTTCTATGGACGCCCAATACGCTATTGCAGACTTGGACAAAAAAGACATTAAACGCATTAGCGGCGGATTCTTTTACCAAGGTCCCAATATCTATTCAAATTTAACCCCAGAACAACAAGACACAGTAAAAGCAATAAACGCTTTAGATAAACTATTTAATTACATTGATAGAAAAGATTATGTGCCAATTGGTTATGGTATTGGCAACCCAGCAGTCGGACATTTAATCGAAGTTGATTCTAAAAACGTCGGTTTGATTGAACAACATATGTGGGGTGGTTATCAATTCGACAAAGACGGTAATCTCCTTACTGACAAAGAAGGAAGCTTGCGACTAGCCAAATACGCAACTAGCCAGCAATTATCAGCAATCAATATCATGCGAACAAGTTTTACAAAAAGCGGCGGAGGCTTATCTTCATCGGAAGAAATATTTTTGGATGCAGCAGAAGGACTAGCCATTACGCAAGGGATGAAACAAACGCTACAAGGAGAGATTAAAGACTTAAAAGATATGTTTGATAAAGCGACCGAGAACGCAGAAGAGTTGTGGAGTGATACACTTTCAGATGCGAGGGATATTGGCTCAAAACTATCCGAGTCAGAAATACTAACAGCACTCGCATACGGTGGGGCAACAGAAGCAAAAATTGTGAATGAAACAGTGCAAGATTGCGAAAAATCTTTAGCAGAAGCAACTAAAATAGAACAAGAATATGATAAATTGCTAGAACAAATTAACGAAGCCATAACCAGTCAGCTAAAAACGGACCAAGAATTAGCCAAACAAATAGGGAGCATGTATGGATAA
- the mnmG gene encoding tRNA uridine-5-carboxymethylaminomethyl(34) synthesis enzyme MnmG produces MQTYDAGTFDVIVVGAGHAGVEAGLASGRMGAKTLMLTINLDMVAFMPCNPSVGGPAKGVVVREIDALGGEMGRNTDKTYIQMRMLNTGKGPAVRALRAQADKWDYQHEMKHTIEKEENITLRQGLVDRLVIEDGVCKGVITNSGAIYYAETVVITTGTFSRGEIIVGELRYSSGPNNQQPSVKLSEHLEELGFELRRFKTGTPPRVKSSTIDYSKTEEQPGDEHARAFSFDTVEMILDQLPCWLTYTNETTHEIIQANLHRSPMFTATKKGTGARYCPSIEDKIVRFSDKPRHQIFLEPEGRNTEEVYVQGLSTSLPEEVQREMLRTIPGLENVEMMRVGYAIEYDAVMPDQLWPSLETKLVEGLFTAGQINGTSGYEEAAGQGLMAGINAARKVFKKEPVILGRDQAYIGVLIDDLVTKGTEEPYRLLTSRAEYRLLLRHDNADLRLTEIGHEIGLISDERYERFLAKQSAIEAEKTRLQKTRIKPTAEVQAMLKEIGSGELKDGILAADLLRRPEITYNKIAEIVSRETSVTDDVAEQVEIQVKYEGYIEKSKLQVEKMKRMEDKKIPENIDYDAISGLATEALEKLKKIEPLSIAQASRISGVNPADISILLVYIEQGKIAKISK; encoded by the coding sequence TTGCAAACTTATGATGCAGGAACTTTTGATGTCATCGTTGTTGGCGCAGGACATGCCGGTGTAGAAGCAGGTCTAGCAAGTGGCCGGATGGGCGCCAAAACATTGATGCTTACAATAAATTTAGATATGGTTGCATTTATGCCATGTAACCCTTCTGTTGGAGGTCCGGCTAAAGGCGTTGTCGTGCGCGAAATTGATGCACTCGGCGGAGAAATGGGTCGTAATACAGATAAAACTTACATTCAAATGCGGATGTTAAATACTGGTAAAGGTCCAGCTGTCCGCGCATTACGAGCTCAAGCCGACAAATGGGACTATCAACACGAAATGAAGCATACCATTGAAAAAGAAGAAAACATTACTTTACGTCAAGGACTTGTTGATCGTTTAGTAATAGAAGATGGGGTTTGTAAAGGTGTCATCACGAATAGTGGCGCAATTTACTACGCAGAAACAGTAGTTATTACAACGGGAACATTCTCACGTGGAGAAATCATTGTTGGCGAACTGCGCTATTCAAGTGGTCCGAATAACCAACAACCATCTGTGAAACTCTCAGAACACTTGGAAGAACTTGGCTTTGAGCTACGCCGCTTTAAAACAGGAACCCCACCACGCGTAAAATCCAGTACGATTGATTATTCCAAAACTGAAGAACAACCTGGTGATGAGCACGCACGCGCATTTAGCTTTGATACAGTCGAAATGATACTGGACCAATTACCATGTTGGTTAACCTACACAAACGAAACAACACACGAAATAATCCAAGCCAATTTACACCGTTCCCCAATGTTCACAGCTACAAAAAAAGGAACTGGTGCAAGATATTGCCCATCAATTGAAGATAAAATTGTTCGTTTCAGCGACAAACCAAGACACCAAATTTTCCTTGAACCAGAAGGCCGCAATACAGAAGAAGTCTATGTTCAAGGGCTTTCCACAAGCTTGCCAGAAGAAGTACAACGCGAAATGTTAAGAACAATCCCTGGCCTTGAAAATGTAGAAATGATGCGTGTTGGTTACGCGATTGAATACGATGCAGTAATGCCAGACCAACTTTGGCCATCACTTGAAACAAAGCTTGTAGAAGGTCTTTTCACAGCGGGCCAAATTAACGGCACAAGTGGGTACGAAGAAGCTGCCGGACAAGGCTTAATGGCAGGAATCAACGCCGCACGTAAAGTCTTCAAGAAAGAACCTGTAATCCTAGGTCGTGACCAAGCATATATTGGTGTATTAATTGATGATTTAGTAACAAAAGGCACCGAAGAACCGTATCGCTTACTTACTTCTCGTGCAGAATATCGCTTGTTACTACGCCACGATAATGCTGATTTACGTTTAACAGAAATCGGTCATGAAATTGGTTTAATTAGTGACGAACGTTATGAACGCTTTTTGGCAAAACAAAGTGCTATCGAAGCCGAAAAAACAAGACTTCAAAAAACGCGCATCAAACCAACTGCTGAAGTTCAAGCAATGCTTAAAGAAATTGGTTCCGGTGAGCTAAAAGACGGCATTTTAGCAGCAGATTTACTTCGCCGTCCAGAAATCACGTATAATAAAATCGCCGAAATTGTTTCACGTGAAACATCTGTAACGGATGATGTCGCGGAACAAGTCGAAATCCAAGTGAAATATGAAGGATACATTGAAAAATCTAAACTACAAGTAGAAAAAATGAAACGCATGGAAGATAAAAAAATCCCAGAAAATATTGATTATGATGCTATCAGCGGACTTGCAACAGAAGCACTAGAAAAACTGAAGAAAATCGAACCACTTTCTATCGCCCAAGCTAGTCGCATCAGTGGCGTAAATCCAGCCGACATTTCCATTTTGCTTGTCTATATCGAGCAAGGGAAAATAGCAAAAATAAGCAAGTAA